The Brassica napus cultivar Da-Ae chromosome C7, Da-Ae, whole genome shotgun sequence genomic interval AGGAAGTTACAatgtcaaaaaaataaagataggaAGTTACATTTTAAAAGGGTACCAAACCTAATAAGTAATAACCTTAATATTACAAGAGAACACTTATATCACTCCCAAATCCAACCTTTTAAGTTGCGAGAAATTACAAGTTCATCATCATGGATGAGACTTACTACCGTGGCTCAATGTGGCAACTGCACCGTtgtaaccaccaccaccacctccaccggACCGACCATTTCCGCTACCGTAACCATACCCACCACCACGGGCTCCGCCACCTCCAGAGCCATATCCGTATCCGCTTCCtgatccggatccagatccaTACCCATATCCGGATCCTCTTCCCCATCCCGTCGACGATCTACCGGAACCTGACCCGTAACCCCATCCAGATCTTGGAGCAGAGCCCCAACCCCAGTTGTACCCCCAATTGGGCCCACGCCCCGACCCACTT includes:
- the LOC106407107 gene encoding putative glycine-rich cell wall structural protein 1 — translated: MIRGLLLVLFFFITVKTSVSRPFAWSKGDMHPGQNYQGESGSGRGPNWGYNWGWGSAPRSGWGYGSGSGRSSTGWGRGSGYGYGSGSGSGSGYGYGSGGGGARGGGYGYGSGNGRSGGGGGGGYNGAVATLSHGSKSHP